TTCCGATGATTTGCAGGCATTGCTAAAAGACCTGCCTTATTTTACGCCCGAAGAGACATTTGGAAATATTGGGCGTGGTGATCCAAATCCAGCAAAATTTGATGATGCGACTAATCGTCGAGTTGGGTTGCACCGTGATACGTGGAAGTTGGAAATCGAGGCAGACAGTGAGCATCCGCGACCAGATTGTTTGCTGATGAATCCACTCTTGGAAAAGAATGGGAATGCCATTGACTATGCGCAGTTGCAAAAGATTGCCGTGAATAAGCGCATTGCTTTCCCAAAGTTGATGACTTGTTTGAATCTCCCGGAACCGCTGGGGATGGGCATGTGGGTCGGTGTGCCTTTACGGGATATTCTAATGCTGGCCGAACCATCTATTCTCGTCAGACGGGTTTTCTTTTACGGTTATCATAATGACGATATTGAGCAGCGATTTCAGGCTTCACTAAGTATCAATCGAATCCTTGAGGATCCGCCCGGCATGCCGCCAATCATTCTATGCTATGAAGTTAATGGGATGGAGTTGACGCCAGCCCGAGGGGCTCCGGTTCGCATCATTGCACCCGAGTCTTATGGGTTTCGTTCTGTTAAGTGGTTGCAGAAGATTGTTGTGACTCATGATCATCGTGCAAATGACACGTATGCGGAATGGAACAAAGGAAAAGGTCACTGGGATTGGGGGAATGATACCGAAGCCTCTATGAAGCTTGTTGCTCGGTTTCACAAGCCACCTGATTCTATTAATGCTGGACAGCCAATTCCTCTTACCGGTATTGCCCAGGTTGGCATACATGGGCTCTCCGCAGTCGAAGTCGCAGTCGTTCCCTGGGAGAAAGAGCAGAAGGATTTCTTTAAGCTAACTCCGGAAAATGCATTATCGTGGAAAGCTCAATTATACGAAGATGCAGACTGGCAGCTGGCGACGTTATTAGAACCCTCCGAAGAATATACTCATCATCATATGCGACCAGAGCTCAAGGGACGTATATGGGGCATGGATACGAATTCTGGCCTTCCCAGCGTTTGGCCCATGCCGTTCACGCTTTGCAATTGGGCGATAGTGCTGAATTCACTGCCTGCCGGAAAATACACTTTGATATGCAGAGCTGTCAATCGTCATGGTGTTGCGCAGCCTCTGCCATTGCCCTCACCAAAGTCGGGTATGTCTGCTATCCAGAAGCATACGATTGTTGTTGAATGAAGGTGAATACTCAATGTCACTGATCTTTAGCAGAATCTATCTGCTATAAACCCACATCCGACCAGACGGCGTACTCGTTTCCGCTTGGGTCGCTGAAATGAAAACGTCGGCCACCAGGGAATGAAAATATCGGTTTGATGATGGTGCCTCCCGCAGCTGTGATTTTGGTCTGTGTTTCTTCAAGGGCCTTGCTGTAGAAAACGATCAGCGCACTTCCACTGGTGGTTGAACTGATCAAATCGGATTTGAAAAATCCTCCATCAAGGCCTTCGCCGGAGAATGCAGTGTATTCGGGGCCGTAATCAGTGAAGGACCAGTTAAAAGCGACGGAGAAGAATGCTTTGGTTGCCTCAATGTCTTTGGCGGGGAATTCAACGTAGTTTATTTTTTCATGAACATTCATTTTGGCAATTCCTTTGATGTGATGATATTAATGGGATGTGATTTGGTGTCGGTTTCGAGTGATTGACTCGCGACCACTGCTGCGTTTCCTTGCTTTGATGGCAGATGAAGGCGATACAGCATCCGGCGAAGACGATGCTTCAGAAGATATTGTTGAGATTGAAATGCTCAAGGAAAATGACGGTCAACGGGCAGATAAAGCTTTGGCCACGCATTTTCCTGATATCAGTCGTGAGCGTTTGAAGGTTTGTTTTGATGCCGGTCAGGTTTGGCGTGAAGGGGTTGCTTTGCAGAGGAAGACGCGCATTGCGGAGCATGATCGAGTCAGTGTGATCTTACCCGTGCAAAAACCGACAACGGTTGAGCCGGTCGAGATGCCTCTGGATGTGCTTTTTGAGGATGAATCCATTGTAGTGATTAACAAGGTTTCCGGTGTCGTGGTTCATCCCGGCAATGGCGTGCATGAGCCGACGTTAGTGCATGGTTTGTTGTATCACACTAATGGTCGATTAGCGCGGGCGGGTGGCGATGAGCGTCCGGGGGTTGTGCATCGACTGGATCGCGATACATCCGGGGCTATTGTTTTTGCCAAGACTGATGAAGCTTACTATGCGTTGGTCAAAGCGTTCTCCGAGCGTTACGTGAAGAAGGAGTACCTCGCTATCGTCGTTGGTGAACCCAAAGAGGACAGTGGGACAATTAAGAAGCCGATTGATCGCCACCCCGTCAATCGGGTTAAAATGGCTGTTCGTGAAGATGGGCGTTTTGCTCACACTGATTGGTCGGTCGAACAGCGTTTTAATGGAAGATATACTTTAATTCGTTGTCGTATTCATACCGGACGGACGCATCAGATCCGTGTGCATCTCAGTGACATGGGTTTCCCAATCTGGGGTGATCGTGTTTATGGCTATAAAAAGCGTTCAGATGAGAAGCGTCCGCCTGAACGTTTCTTGCTCCATGCAGAGCACCTGATCATTCCGCATCCGGTTAAAGAAGGAGTCGATGTTGATTTACATGCTCCCTTGGCGGCGGAGTTCCAGTCACGAATCAATGTGCTTGTCAATAAGGCTGGCGGCTAAGCCGTAGCGTAGATTATGGCGTGAATGAACGAAGCCTGATGCGTTCGCGAGCTCTGCTACTGTGATGAGCGTAATCAATGCGGTTGGCATAATGTCCGCTCTGGCATCGGGGAGGTGAGCGAGCCTGGATCGCTCATACTGATGCATGGATGCGAGCTCGAGAAAAAGATAGCGCAGGTAAGTCAGCCCCAGTGAATTGCTGACCTGTTTTGGGGTCAGGCTAAGCCAGCCGGCCCGAATTTCTCTGGCTACAGTAAGCGCACCTCCGGTCCCGGCAAGAATGTTGCTACCGGCAGGGAATTTAAAGTCGGACCTGTAGATCGTATCCTGGACTGTTCTTGTTATACGCTTCATTTCATTGGCCTTCATTGGCAGTGTCGGATCAGGGATGCATTTTTCCGACAAGCGTACGGCTCCAAGTGGTAGGCTGGTTTTGGCGACAATTTCCTTATCCTTGATATGGATTAGTTCCATGCTTCCGCCTCCCAGATCGACCAGACAAAATTCTTTGTACTTTTCAACCGTTGGGTCGGTTGTGATTCCCCAGCCAATGTAAGCTGCTTCTTGTTCGCCTGATAGGATATCCAGCTCCAGGCCGGTCTCCTGCCGGATGCGATCGACAAACACGTCGCGATTTTCTGCATCCCGAACGGCACTGGTTGCTACGACGTAAAACGTGATTGGTTGATAGCGATCTGCTTCTTTAATCAGTGATTTGACGGCTTCCACCCCTTGCTCCATTGCAATATCACTCAAGACTGGATTGTCGCCACCCAAGCCTTCACTTATGCGTGTTTCCCAAGTCGTCTGGTAATTGACGGCTAGCGGTGACTGCGTCTCAGCAACAAGTAGTTTAATCGAATTACTGCCAATATCAATAATACCCAGTTTCATGCGTCGTAGCCTGTAGGAGCAATTATAACCACAAATTCACCTTTAACATTAGCACCAATTATCTTTGGTGCAACCTCAGAGATTGGCCCACGTAGAAACGTTTCGAAGCGTTTGGTAAGCTCCCTGCAGATACAAACAACGCGATCCGGGCCGAGGATGGTTTCAATATCGGCTGCGAGCTTGGCTATCCTATGGCATGATTCGTATAGAATAAGTGTGTAATCTGCGTCCGCATGTTTGGTGAGTAGTTTGTGTCGGGCTGCACTTTTAGGGGCAGGAAAGCCGGCATAAAAAAAGGCATGCGGAGGCAGACCGGATGCTGCCAATGCAGCAAGTAGGGCTGAGGGCCCTGGCAGTGGGCTGACAGGGAGATTGCGCCTTTGGCATTCTCTTACGACACGAAATCCCGGATCACTCAATAGTGGGGTTCCTGCGTCACAGACGAGTGCGATGCTCTCGCCGGTTTCTATCCGGTCTGCCAGTGTTATTGAGAGTTCTTTCTCGTTGTGTTCGTGATAAGCGATCGTCGGACGGTCGCTGCCGATGTGATTCAGCAGTTTGCGTGTGACACGGGTATCTTCACATGCAATGAGATCAACGCTTTTCAGGATATCGACTGCACGCAAAGTGATGTCGCCTAAATTTCCAATTGGGGTCGATGTGACCCATAACGTGCCTGGGCCTTCGCTTAGCTGTTGGGAGGGCGATTCGTTGGCCGGATTGGCATTGGTTGCATGTGATTCGTTTTGAGACACTAAGCTTTCCAGTATAAGTTAAGCTGAAGCAGTTGCTTCCAACGCTCAACATGCTGGTGAGAAGCGCAACTCCAAAACCGAACTTTGTCTGAGATTTCCCAGATTCAGTTTAAGTGCTCTAGCTTACAGCTCGTCTATTACACTTAAGCTGTAATGGATAAGCCTTCTGGAGCAATCCGGATGGATTGCTTCAATGCTTTAGTAACGATTGCGCCCGGGCGAAATATCACCGAGTCCCGGTGCCTGGCCTTCCCAACCTGCTGGTCGACTCCATGGGATGCTGGACTCATCCTGACTGCTGCTTGAGCAGCCAGAGAGGAAGAGCATGGCTCCAACTGAGAGGAGTAAGACTGAAATCAGGCGGGAAAGCATAGTGTCTCTCAAACGTTCTTTTTTATTGGATGAGTGTGATCTCATCACCCTCTTCCAGGCTGCCATTGCCTTCTCCTGGGAGAATGTAAGCAACGCTATAGTCTGGTGCCGTGCGTGCGACTTTGACGCGAACGGGTGTTGAAAAACCTTTGGCAATGCCGAATTCCATTTCTCGCTGAAGGCCTTGCTTCTGGCCGCGGCTGATGATGATCATGCCGTTGTCGGTGTCTGCCTTGAGGATCGAGGCTTTTTGACCGGAGGAGGCGAGTCGCACAACCGGGCGGCTGGTCACAGCATCAGCAGAAGAGCCAGTGCTTGGTGTGGAGACGGTTGTGGTTGCGATTACATCGGGTGAAGCAATGGCTGCTGTTGCTGAGGCGGCAGATGCTTTGGCAAGCCTGTCCTTTAATTTATCGATCTCATCACCGAGGTCTGCAATTTTCTCCTCGTACTCTCTTACCTGCTCAGGGTTTGAATCAGGGACCTCTGTCTTGGTTGCTATGATTTCCTCTTTGAGCTTGGTGTTTTGAGCTTCAAGGGCCTTCAATTCGTTTTGGGCTTCTTTCAGCTCGGAGCGGGCGGCGGTTGTTTCGCGCTTTGCCACAGAGAGTGCAGTGTTTCCGCTCTTTACACGACTTTTGGCGTCAGCCAGGTCGGATTCAAATCGGGCAGACTTGGATTGGGCGTTCTGGTGCTTTACCTCGAAGTCAGCTGCTTGCTTTTGCGCAGCAACCATCTCTTTTTTGGCGGCATCCAGTTTACTGTTGGCTTCCTTGACCTTGTCTTTGGTGGCAACCCAGCCAACAACGGCTACGATGGCGCCGACAATTGCAAGAACGCGAAGAAGAAGGGATATCGATTTCATTAGGTAACTATTTTCGTCATGGAAAAGGCTCTATGATGCCATGTCAACGCATGGTTTCAAAGAAAAATGGGCTTTCGCCTGTTGTGTTGCCTTAGGTATTATCACTTGGTTCAGGAGGATTCCCCCTATGAGGCGCTATATTTAATGCCACTGATGTCTATTGAAGGTGAGCGCGTAACTCCTTTTTGCGGATTTGCCGCGAGATTTTCGCATATTTTGAAAACTGTTTCCGTGTTTTCGGAAATATTCAGAGCTGCAGCGATTTCTTCTGCGGTCATCGCGTTGGCAGCGCCAGCGAGTGTGCTCAGGATGCCCTTGCGGATCTCAAGCGTCCCGGCGGCGGCCTTTTTTCCAGCTTCAACACCAGGCTGGTGGTAGGCATTGACGTTGACCAGGCTGCCGTAGAATCCCACTGCACGTTCGTAGAGGGCAATCAGCATGCCCACGACTTGCGGGGTTACGGAATCAACTGTGATGGTGATGCTGTTGCGTCCCTTTTCGTAAAGGGCATCGCGTGTGCCGAGCATCAAGCCCTGAAGGAAATCTCCGGCGGTGAAGTCGTCTTCAACTGCTGGTGATGCACCGTCGCGCTCTCTTTTTACCTCCAGGAAGGTGGCATAGAAATTGAGGACACCATCTCTAAGCTGTTGAACATAAGCATGTTGGTCGGTCGATCCCTTGTTTCCGTAGACTGCGATGCCCTGGTTGACAACCTTGCCATCAAGGTCGAGCTCTTTGCCCAGTGATTCCATGACGAGCTGCTGGAGATATTTGGAGAAAAGGGCCAAACGCTCTTTATAAGGGAGGATGACCATGTCTTTTTCACCTTTGCCGCCCGTCAGGAAGTACCAGGATAGGCTGAGCATGGCGGCTGGGTTCTTTTTGAAATCTTTCTCGCGGGTCAGCTCGTCCATGGTTTTTGCGCCATCGAGCATGCCATCGATATCAATACCCATCAGGGCTGCCGGAACGAGGCCAACCGGTGCCAGCTCGCTTGTGCGACCACCAACCCAATCCCACATGGGGAAGCGGTCAATCCAGCCTTCGGCTATGGCGTGTTTGTCCATTTTTGAGCCATCACCCGTGACAGCAATGGCGTGTTGGGCAAAGCTGAGGCCGGCGGCTTTCCAGGCGTGCTCCGCCTCGACCATGCCATTGCGGGTTTCCGGGGTGCCACCGCTTTTGCTGGTGACCACTGCCAGAGTTTCACCGAGCTGGCCTTCGAGTTGTTTGAGGACGATGTCGAAGCCGTCAGGATCGGTGTTATCAAAAAAGAAGATTCTTAATGCATCTTTGCCCGGATTACCAAGGGCTTGGGCAACAAACTGCGGGCCGAGTGCACTACCGCCGATTCCAATACAGAGGAGGTTCTTAAAAGAGCCTGAAGCTCCCTTGATCACGCCGCTGTGGACTTTCTCGGCAAGGTCTTTGATTCGTGCGACTGTGTCGGTGATTTCCTTACTGGTGGTTGCATCGGGGGCAAGCGCTGCATTGCGTAGCCAGTAATGGCCGACCATGCGGCCTTCGTCAGGGTTGGCAATTGCTCCAGCCTCCAGTTCATCCATCGCCGTCATGGCGGCTGAGATCTTTGGTTGCATTTCCTCAAAGAAGCCGTCTGAAAAATCGACTCGGCTGACGTCTAGAGCAAAGTCAATAGACTCAAATGGAAGATAGAATTCTTTGAAGCGGTCCCAACTCATGGTGTTTTCTTTTAGGTGTGGTGCGGCAATTTAAGGTTATTGGCAATGTATGCGAGCGCCAAAGGCGTCTCACGGAAGGTGGATATTCATACTTAGCCGGCAAGGTGTAAAGTGTGCATTGTCATTGAAGTGAAAAATTTACTTTCGCGTCTTGTGTTTTACAGCGATCAGATTTCCTCTCATTGGCATGAAGTCAGAAAAAGCAAAAGCATTACTTCTGGGAACATTGATCGGAGATGCCATCACCCTGGGGGTTCACTGGATCTACGATACAAATGAATTGGCCACTGAGGCCGGTGACTTCACGGGTTACATCGATCCGGTGGCTGGCTCGGCCAAATACCATCCCAACCGTAAAGCGGGTGAGCAAACCCACTACGGGGACCAGTTTCTCGTCCTGGTGGAGTCCATTCGAGAGAATCGTGGATTCTATTTGAGCGACTTCGCCCGGCGTTGGCAGGACCTTTTCGATGGTTACGATGATTACGTCGACGGCGCCACTAAGAAAACCCTGGCCAATCTGAAGTCCGGAGCCGCGGCTTCTGATGCTGGATCCGATTCCGACGAGCTTGCTGCTGTTTCACGTGTGGCTGCCATCGTTGCAGCCTATCCAGATGCCTCGATTGGAGAGCTGCAGGAGATTGCCTGGTCCGCTGTTTCTTTCACCCATGGGAACCCTGTTTTGAAAGGTGCCAGTGAGTTTTTTATCCGTGTTTTAAAAGCGGTTGAAGACGGTAAGTCGATCGAAGAAGCCCTTTCCGTCGCGGCATCGGTTGACTACGATACCCTTGATGCAGCCGCGCAATTGGCATCCGCAAAAGCCGTTCAGGAATTGGAGGCCGTCGAAGCCATTGGCAAACTCGGACAGAGCTGCCATTTCAAGGATGCCTTCCCGGCAACACTTTACATCCTATTGCGTTATGGGAACGACCCGGAAAGGGCTCTTTTAGAGAATGCCAAAGCAGGTGGGGATTCTGCTGCCCGCTCTTTACTGGCCGGAGCGGTCCTGGCTGCGAAACATGGCATTGGCGCTTTCCCCCAAAGCTGGTTTGACGGACTCAAGGCCAGTACCCTGATTTAAGGATGCTTATGTTGCGCTTTTGCGGCTAATTGGCTCAATTGTTTGGTTTGCCATTCGCTTGCTGAATAGTCCCTGCCATGAAGCCAATTCCATCAGAGACTGATGTGGTGAATACTCCGGCCTTTCCTTGATCGAATGCGGAACGCCATTTTTCGTATCCATTGATGTAACCCTGGTCCACTTCGGCAGTTGATTCTACTTCACGCACGCTATCCGTTGCCGCCTTGAGGGAAAAAGGCAAATGCCCGGCTTCCTCTGTAAAGCCGTCTGGCTCGTTCGGGTTTGGAATCTTTAGTCCACTTACTCTGATATGAACAATGCCACCAACCTTGGGGCTTTCTTCCAGTCTTAAAATCGTAATCCGGGAATTCTCTTCACCTTTGCGAGTTTTATAAGTCCATACCTGACCCTTTTTAAAATCACCCAATTGGTCTACTTCTTCCAAGGTGCTCTTTCCTGCTTTCATTGGGAATAGTCCGACCGAGTTTCCGTCATTTGCGACTATCTGCTTATTCGATTTTCCTTCTTCGGTCGCTGAAACTTTGGCGTCATTCGAGGAGTTGTCGCTGCAACCAGTCACAGCTAATAATAGTAAAATAAGATAGTTTTTCATTTTGTATTTAAGGAGGGCCTGTTGCTGAAAGAATGCTTGTTGCGAGTTGAGAACGATTGAAGTGATTAGACCTTTATCCGCTCTGACGATCAATACTTCCTTTCTAACAGCTCAACCTTCTTCGCGCAGGATAACCAGGGGTGGATGGCTTGCGATGCCGCGGCTGTTGGCCAGACCGGTGAAGAGGGTCAGGAGTGTTACAATCACAACGGCTATGATGCTTTGTCCCCAGGGGATGGTGAAGTCGAGTTTGAAGACCCAGATGCTGAGTGCTGTTCCGGCCACAATGGCCAGGCCGACACCAACGATTCCGGCCAGTGTGCCAAGCACGGCGTATTCAATTGCCATGATGCGGCGTACTTGCGGGCCACTTGCGCCAAGGGTGCGGAGGAGAACACTTTCACGAATGCGTTGATAACGACTGGTGATAACCGCTCCTGCCAGGACGACAATTCCCGTGGCAACAGTGAAGAGTGCCATGAAGCGAATCGCGAAGTTGATCCTGCCAAGCACGCTTTGGATTGCCTCAAGCACAATGCTTAAATCGATGGCCGAGATGTTGGGATAAGCTTCAAAGATCTTTCGTTGGAGGGTCGCCGTTGTTTCTATATCAGGCGAACGCGCCACTCCGATCCACAGAGTTGGTGCCTCTTCCAAAACGCCGACCGGGAAGGTGATAAAGAAATTGGGTTGCATCTTGGTCCAGTCAACTTTGCGCATACTGGAAATCTTGACCTGCATCGGTATGCCTTGAATATCAAAATCAAGTGTGTCTCCCAGGCCCACGCCGAGGTCGGCTGCGATACCGTCTTCGATGGAGACGGGAACAGGCTCGTCAAGGCCATCCCATTCACTGATGTATTCACCTTCCACAACCTCTTCGCTGGGACCGACGGCGGCACGATAGGTGTTGCGCCATTCACGGTTCAGTATCCATTCGTCTATGGTGTTTTCAGGGTCGTTTTTGATGTCAGCGACTTTGCGTCCTGCCACTTTTTTCAAGCGCATTGTCACCATGGGGGCGTCTTCGGCAATCTCAAGTCCTTCTCCATGTATGATTTCATAAAGGCCTTCTTTCTGGTCAGGCTGAATATCGAAGAAGAGGAGGTTGGGTTCTTCGTTGGCGGCAGCGAGGTCTGTCTGTTGTAAGAGGCCGTCCTGTATCAGGGTTAGGGCATAGATGAGAAAGGTCCCCATGCCCAGGCTGACGACGAGAAAGACGGTCCGGTTGTTCGGGCGATGCAGGTTCGCCAATGACTGACGCAGGAGGTAGTTGCGTGGTGTGATGAACTTGCGAAGGCAAAGTTTTAATATGGCTGCAACGACCCAAAGGATACCAACGGCGACGCCCAGACCTGCCGCAAAGATGATGCCCTGCCACCAGACCGAGGTTTGGGCTGCACAGAATGCTGTCAGCAGGAAGGCAGTGAGAATCGCCAGTAGGATAATGAAGGGATCACGCTTGGTATGGTTTTGGCTGAAGCCGGCGCGCAGCGTTCTCAACGGACTGATGTTGCGGATGGGCAGGAGTGGAAAGAGTCCAAAGATCAAAGCCGTGACAGTGCCGTAAAGAATCCCGGAGAGGATGCTGGGCCAGCTTAGGAAGTAATCCAGATCAAAGGGGAGGAGGGGAGCGAGGACCCGCGGGATGACGGCCTGAACAATGATACCGAGTATTGCGCCGAGTATGGCACCAACCAAAGCCACACCGCAGATCTGTGTCAGGAAAACGGAGAAAGCAGTGCGCGATGAACTGCCGAGGCAGCGCAGGATCGCAACGGTATCACGCTTTTGTTGAAGATAGGCCTGGACCGAACCTGCGATGCCGACTCCGCCAAGGAGTAGGGCAACAAAACCAACCAAACCAAGGTAACGTGCCAGATTGTCCAACGGCTCGCCGATGTCATCCTTGCGCTCCTGAATCGTATCAATGTTGAGGCGTTCTTCGGCGAAGCGCTCTTTTTGGTCCTTGCGGACAGCTTCCGTGTCAATGTCCGGGTTTTTGATATAAACCCGGTGGAAGGCAATGCTGCCAAATCCAATTAGACCTGTACCCTCAAGTTGAGACAGTGGTATGTAAACTCGCGGTGCGAAGATTCCGGCAAAGGCAGCTTCTCCCGGAACTTGTACTATTTCTCCTGTGATGGTGAAAGTCGTGTCTCCAAGCTCAACCGTATCACCTTCCTCTAGTTCGTATTGAGCCATGAGCAGTTGATCCATGACGATGACTGGCTCGTCAAGCATGGCGGGATTTGCATTTGCCGGTTTGGTTTCGAATTCACCGTAAAAGGGGAATCCTCCGTTAAGCGCCCTGACCTGAACCAGGCGTGTCTGGCCATTCTTGGGGAACATGGCCATCGAGGTGAAGCGAATCTCCCGGGCCTGTTCGCCTCCGAGCTCGTCAAACCACGCTTCGGCGTCTTCACTGAATTCGGTGCGGGTGGAAACCTGTAAGTCAGCCCCGAGCAGGTTCATTGATTCCTTGTCGATGGCAACGCGCAGATTGTGAGAGAAGGAGTCAATCGCAACCAGTGCGGCAACTCCAAATACAATGGATAGGGCGCACAGGAACAAACGCTTACGGTGGCGCCTTGCGTCGCGCCAGGCTGTTTTAATGGCGAAGCTCATACTACTTTGTTGGAACCGCGTTTACCTTGTTCTTAAGCACTCGCCATCTCCGTTTCGATTCTACCATCCCTGAGCTTGAGCACTTTGTCGCACTTCTTCGCCAGATCGAGGTCGTGGGTGACGAGGACGAGGGTCGTGCCTTTTTGCGCATTGAGATCGAAGAGTAAGTCTACGACATGGCCACCGTTGCTTCCATCTAGATTACCGGTCGGTTCATCAGCGAAAAGAATTTGCGGGTCATTGATAAAGGCACGGGCGAGGGCGACGCGTTGTTGTTCTCCGCCGGAAAGCTGAATTGGATAATGGGTCGTTCTTTTTCCAAGACCGACTTCATCCAGCAA
The Rubellicoccus peritrichatus DNA segment above includes these coding regions:
- a CDS encoding molybdopterin-dependent oxidoreductase — protein: MKKHSPILPVSGLSDDLQALLKDLPYFTPEETFGNIGRGDPNPAKFDDATNRRVGLHRDTWKLEIEADSEHPRPDCLLMNPLLEKNGNAIDYAQLQKIAVNKRIAFPKLMTCLNLPEPLGMGMWVGVPLRDILMLAEPSILVRRVFFYGYHNDDIEQRFQASLSINRILEDPPGMPPIILCYEVNGMELTPARGAPVRIIAPESYGFRSVKWLQKIVVTHDHRANDTYAEWNKGKGHWDWGNDTEASMKLVARFHKPPDSINAGQPIPLTGIAQVGIHGLSAVEVAVVPWEKEQKDFFKLTPENALSWKAQLYEDADWQLATLLEPSEEYTHHHMRPELKGRIWGMDTNSGLPSVWPMPFTLCNWAIVLNSLPAGKYTLICRAVNRHGVAQPLPLPSPKSGMSAIQKHTIVVE
- a CDS encoding ADP-ribosylglycohydrolase family protein produces the protein MKSEKAKALLLGTLIGDAITLGVHWIYDTNELATEAGDFTGYIDPVAGSAKYHPNRKAGEQTHYGDQFLVLVESIRENRGFYLSDFARRWQDLFDGYDDYVDGATKKTLANLKSGAAASDAGSDSDELAAVSRVAAIVAAYPDASIGELQEIAWSAVSFTHGNPVLKGASEFFIRVLKAVEDGKSIEEALSVAASVDYDTLDAAAQLASAKAVQELEAVEAIGKLGQSCHFKDAFPATLYILLRYGNDPERALLENAKAGGDSAARSLLAGAVLAAKHGIGAFPQSWFDGLKASTLI
- a CDS encoding glucose-6-phosphate isomerase, whose amino-acid sequence is MSWDRFKEFYLPFESIDFALDVSRVDFSDGFFEEMQPKISAAMTAMDELEAGAIANPDEGRMVGHYWLRNAALAPDATTSKEITDTVARIKDLAEKVHSGVIKGASGSFKNLLCIGIGGSALGPQFVAQALGNPGKDALRIFFFDNTDPDGFDIVLKQLEGQLGETLAVVTSKSGGTPETRNGMVEAEHAWKAAGLSFAQHAIAVTGDGSKMDKHAIAEGWIDRFPMWDWVGGRTSELAPVGLVPAALMGIDIDGMLDGAKTMDELTREKDFKKNPAAMLSLSWYFLTGGKGEKDMVILPYKERLALFSKYLQQLVMESLGKELDLDGKVVNQGIAVYGNKGSTDQHAYVQQLRDGVLNFYATFLEVKRERDGASPAVEDDFTAGDFLQGLMLGTRDALYEKGRNSITITVDSVTPQVVGMLIALYERAVGFYGSLVNVNAYHQPGVEAGKKAAAGTLEIRKGILSTLAGAANAMTAEEIAAALNISENTETVFKICENLAANPQKGVTRSPSIDISGIKYSAS
- a CDS encoding RluA family pseudouridine synthase, with the protein product MIDSRPLLRFLALMADEGDTASGEDDASEDIVEIEMLKENDGQRADKALATHFPDISRERLKVCFDAGQVWREGVALQRKTRIAEHDRVSVILPVQKPTTVEPVEMPLDVLFEDESIVVINKVSGVVVHPGNGVHEPTLVHGLLYHTNGRLARAGGDERPGVVHRLDRDTSGAIVFAKTDEAYYALVKAFSERYVKKEYLAIVVGEPKEDSGTIKKPIDRHPVNRVKMAVREDGRFAHTDWSVEQRFNGRYTLIRCRIHTGRTHQIRVHLSDMGFPIWGDRVYGYKKRSDEKRPPERFLLHAEHLIIPHPVKEGVDVDLHAPLAAEFQSRINVLVNKAGG
- the rsmI gene encoding 16S rRNA (cytidine(1402)-2'-O)-methyltransferase, whose product is MSQNESHATNANPANESPSQQLSEGPGTLWVTSTPIGNLGDITLRAVDILKSVDLIACEDTRVTRKLLNHIGSDRPTIAYHEHNEKELSITLADRIETGESIALVCDAGTPLLSDPGFRVVRECQRRNLPVSPLPGPSALLAALAASGLPPHAFFYAGFPAPKSAARHKLLTKHADADYTLILYESCHRIAKLAADIETILGPDRVVCICRELTKRFETFLRGPISEVAPKIIGANVKGEFVVIIAPTGYDA
- a CDS encoding ABC transporter permease, whose amino-acid sequence is MSFAIKTAWRDARRHRKRLFLCALSIVFGVAALVAIDSFSHNLRVAIDKESMNLLGADLQVSTRTEFSEDAEAWFDELGGEQAREIRFTSMAMFPKNGQTRLVQVRALNGGFPFYGEFETKPANANPAMLDEPVIVMDQLLMAQYELEEGDTVELGDTTFTITGEIVQVPGEAAFAGIFAPRVYIPLSQLEGTGLIGFGSIAFHRVYIKNPDIDTEAVRKDQKERFAEERLNIDTIQERKDDIGEPLDNLARYLGLVGFVALLLGGVGIAGSVQAYLQQKRDTVAILRCLGSSSRTAFSVFLTQICGVALVGAILGAILGIIVQAVIPRVLAPLLPFDLDYFLSWPSILSGILYGTVTALIFGLFPLLPIRNISPLRTLRAGFSQNHTKRDPFIILLAILTAFLLTAFCAAQTSVWWQGIIFAAGLGVAVGILWVVAAILKLCLRKFITPRNYLLRQSLANLHRPNNRTVFLVVSLGMGTFLIYALTLIQDGLLQQTDLAAANEEPNLLFFDIQPDQKEGLYEIIHGEGLEIAEDAPMVTMRLKKVAGRKVADIKNDPENTIDEWILNREWRNTYRAAVGPSEEVVEGEYISEWDGLDEPVPVSIEDGIAADLGVGLGDTLDFDIQGIPMQVKISSMRKVDWTKMQPNFFITFPVGVLEEAPTLWIGVARSPDIETTATLQRKIFEAYPNISAIDLSIVLEAIQSVLGRINFAIRFMALFTVATGIVVLAGAVITSRYQRIRESVLLRTLGASGPQVRRIMAIEYAVLGTLAGIVGVGLAIVAGTALSIWVFKLDFTIPWGQSIIAVVIVTLLTLFTGLANSRGIASHPPLVILREEG
- a CDS encoding VOC family protein, whose amino-acid sequence is MNVHEKINYVEFPAKDIEATKAFFSVAFNWSFTDYGPEYTAFSGEGLDGGFFKSDLISSTTSGSALIVFYSKALEETQTKITAAGGTIIKPIFSFPGGRRFHFSDPSGNEYAVWSDVGL